From a single Streptomyces liliifuscus genomic region:
- a CDS encoding LemA family protein, with translation MTSTLIWIVVALVAIGLYLSWTAGRLDRLHSRIDAARAALDAQLLRRASVAQELATSGVLDPAASIVLYEAAHAARQAEEDNREVAESDLSQALRAVFGEVQQVEAVQAVPGGEDAARELAQAVRRVPMARRFHNDAVRAARALRRHRKVRWFRLAGHAPFPLAFEMDDEAPVALADRPGT, from the coding sequence GTGACCTCCACACTGATCTGGATCGTGGTCGCCCTCGTGGCGATCGGCCTCTACCTGAGCTGGACCGCGGGCCGTCTCGACCGGCTGCACTCGCGGATCGACGCGGCACGGGCCGCGCTCGACGCCCAGTTGCTCCGGAGGGCGTCGGTGGCACAGGAACTGGCCACCTCCGGAGTGCTCGACCCGGCCGCCTCGATCGTGCTCTACGAAGCGGCGCACGCGGCCCGCCAGGCCGAGGAGGACAACAGGGAGGTCGCCGAGAGCGACCTCAGCCAGGCGCTGCGGGCCGTCTTCGGAGAGGTCCAGCAGGTCGAGGCGGTGCAGGCGGTCCCCGGTGGCGAGGACGCGGCACGTGAACTCGCCCAGGCGGTCCGCCGGGTGCCGATGGCCCGGCGCTTCCACAACGACGCCGTACGGGCGGCCCGTGCCCTGCGCCGCCACCGCAAGGTGCGCTGGTTCCGGCTGGCCGGCCACGCGCCCTTCCCGCTGGCCTTCGAGATGGACGACGAGGCTCCGGTCGCCCTCGCGGACCGCCCGGGAACGTAG
- the pgsA gene encoding phosphatidylinositol phosphate synthase, whose protein sequence is MGQPVASRGRAATPTLGKAMLNKYARAFFTRVLTPFAAFLIRRGVSPDTVTILGTAGVMAGALVFFPRGELFWGTIVITLFVFSDMVDGNMARQLGRSSRWGAFLDSTLDRVADSAIFGGFALWYAGGGDDNVLCAVSIFCLASGQVVSYTKARGESIGLPVAVNGLVERAERLVISLVAAGLAGFHKTFGVPGIEILLPIALWIVAVGSVVTLIQRVVTVRRESAEADAAAEASPSTTASPDNASHSSEATP, encoded by the coding sequence ATGGGCCAGCCGGTGGCCAGCAGGGGCCGCGCGGCCACACCGACCCTCGGGAAGGCCATGCTGAACAAGTACGCGCGTGCATTCTTCACGCGTGTCCTCACACCGTTCGCCGCGTTTCTCATCCGCCGGGGGGTAAGCCCCGACACGGTCACCATCCTGGGCACGGCCGGAGTGATGGCGGGCGCGCTGGTCTTCTTCCCCCGGGGAGAGCTCTTCTGGGGCACGATCGTCATCACACTGTTCGTGTTCTCGGACATGGTCGACGGCAACATGGCCCGCCAGCTGGGCCGCTCCAGCCGCTGGGGAGCCTTCCTCGACTCGACGCTCGACCGGGTCGCCGACAGCGCGATCTTCGGCGGCTTCGCGCTCTGGTACGCGGGCGGCGGCGACGACAACGTCCTGTGCGCCGTCTCGATCTTCTGCCTGGCCAGCGGCCAGGTGGTGTCGTACACCAAGGCCCGCGGCGAGTCGATCGGGCTGCCCGTCGCCGTCAACGGCCTCGTCGAGCGGGCCGAGCGTCTGGTGATCTCGCTGGTCGCGGCCGGCCTCGCGGGCTTCCACAAGACGTTCGGCGTGCCCGGTATCGAGATCCTGCTGCCCATCGCGCTGTGGATCGTCGCCGTCGGCAGTGTCGTCACGCTGATCCAGCGCGTCGTCACGGTCCGCCGGGAGTCCGCCGAGGCGGATGCCGCGGCCGAGGCCTCTCCCTCCACCACCGCCTCCCCGGACAACGCCTCGCACAGCAGCGAGGCCACACCGTGA
- the thrS gene encoding threonine--tRNA ligase — protein MSDVRVIIQRDSEREERVVTTGTTAAELFAGERTIVAARVAGELKDLAYEVKDGETVESVEISSEDGLNILRHSTAHVMAQAVQELFPEAKLGIGPPVKDGFYYDFDVEKPFTPEDLKAIEKKMQEIQKRGQRFSRRVVTDEAAREELASEPYKLELIGIKGSASTDDGADVEVGGGELTIYDNLDAKTGDLCWKDLCRGPHLPTTRNIPAFKLMRNAAAYWRGSEKNPMLQRIYGTAWPSKDELKAHLEFLAEAEKRDHRKLGSELDLFSIPEQIGSGLAVFHPKGGVVRRVMEDYSRRRHEEEGYEFVYTPHATKGKLFETSGHLDWYADGMYPPMQLDEGVDYYLKPMNCPMHNLIFDARGRSYRELPLRLFEFGTVYRYEKSGVVHGLTRARGFTQDDAHIYCTKEQMAEELDKTLTFVLGLLRDYGLTDFYLELSTKDPEKFVGSDEIWEEATETLRQVAEKQGLPLVPDPGGAAFYGPKISVQTKDAIGRTWQMSTVQLDFNLPERFDLEYTGPDGTKQRPVMIHRALFGSIERFFAVLLEHYAGAFPAWLAPVQAVGIPIGDAHVDYLHKFAADAKKKGLRVEVDSSSDRMQKKIRNAQKQKVPFMVIAGDEDMANGAVSFRYRDGSQENGIPLDEAIAKIAKTVEERVQV, from the coding sequence GTGTCAGACGTCCGTGTGATCATCCAACGCGATTCCGAGCGGGAAGAGCGCGTGGTGACGACGGGCACTACGGCGGCCGAGCTCTTCGCCGGTGAGCGCACCATCGTCGCGGCCCGTGTGGCGGGCGAGCTCAAGGACCTCGCGTACGAGGTGAAGGACGGCGAGACCGTCGAGAGCGTGGAGATCTCCTCCGAGGACGGTCTCAACATCCTGCGCCACTCCACGGCGCACGTCATGGCGCAGGCCGTGCAGGAGCTGTTCCCCGAGGCCAAGCTGGGCATCGGCCCGCCGGTCAAGGACGGTTTCTACTACGACTTCGACGTGGAGAAGCCCTTCACGCCCGAGGATCTCAAGGCCATCGAGAAGAAGATGCAGGAGATCCAGAAGCGGGGGCAGCGCTTCTCCCGCCGTGTGGTCACCGACGAGGCCGCCCGTGAGGAGCTGGCCTCGGAGCCGTACAAGCTGGAACTGATCGGCATCAAGGGCTCCGCGTCGACCGACGACGGCGCGGACGTCGAGGTCGGCGGCGGCGAGCTGACGATCTACGACAACCTCGACGCCAAGACCGGTGACCTGTGCTGGAAGGACCTCTGCCGCGGTCCGCACCTGCCGACCACCCGGAACATCCCGGCGTTCAAGCTGATGCGCAACGCCGCCGCCTACTGGCGCGGCAGCGAGAAGAACCCGATGCTCCAGCGCATCTACGGCACCGCGTGGCCGTCGAAGGACGAGCTGAAGGCGCACCTGGAGTTCCTCGCCGAGGCCGAGAAGCGCGACCACCGCAAGCTCGGCAGCGAGCTGGACCTGTTCTCCATCCCGGAGCAGATCGGTTCCGGCCTGGCCGTCTTCCACCCCAAGGGCGGCGTCGTCCGCCGGGTCATGGAGGACTACTCGCGGCGCCGCCACGAGGAAGAGGGCTACGAGTTCGTCTACACCCCGCACGCCACCAAGGGGAAGCTCTTCGAGACCTCGGGCCACCTGGACTGGTACGCCGACGGCATGTACCCGCCCATGCAGCTCGACGAGGGCGTGGACTACTACCTCAAGCCCATGAACTGCCCGATGCACAACCTGATCTTCGACGCGCGTGGCCGTTCCTACCGTGAACTGCCGCTGCGCCTCTTCGAGTTCGGGACCGTGTACCGGTACGAGAAGTCGGGCGTCGTGCACGGTCTGACCCGTGCCCGGGGCTTCACGCAGGACGACGCGCACATCTACTGCACCAAGGAGCAGATGGCGGAGGAGCTCGACAAGACGCTCACCTTCGTCCTCGGCCTGCTGCGGGACTATGGTCTGACCGACTTCTACCTGGAGCTGTCCACCAAGGACCCGGAGAAGTTCGTCGGCTCCGACGAGATCTGGGAGGAGGCCACCGAGACGCTGCGGCAGGTGGCCGAGAAGCAAGGTCTCCCGCTGGTCCCGGACCCGGGCGGCGCCGCGTTCTACGGCCCGAAGATCTCCGTCCAGACCAAGGACGCGATCGGTCGCACCTGGCAGATGTCGACCGTGCAGCTCGACTTCAACCTGCCCGAGCGGTTCGACCTGGAGTACACGGGCCCCGACGGCACCAAGCAGCGGCCGGTGATGATCCACCGAGCGCTGTTCGGGTCGATCGAGCGCTTCTTCGCGGTCCTCCTCGAGCACTACGCGGGCGCGTTCCCGGCATGGCTGGCGCCCGTCCAGGCGGTCGGCATCCCGATCGGCGACGCGCACGTGGACTACCTGCACAAGTTCGCCGCCGACGCGAAGAAGAAGGGGCTGCGGGTCGAGGTCGACTCGTCCTCGGACCGTATGCAGAAGAAGATCCGCAACGCCCAGAAGCAGAAGGTGCCGTTCATGGTCATCGCGGGCGACGAGGACATGGCCAACGGCGCCGTCTCCTTCCGCTACCGCGACGGCTCCCAGGAGAACGGCATCCCGCTCGACGAGGCCATCGCGAAGATCGCGAAGACGGTCGAGGAGCGGGTACAGGTCTGA
- a CDS encoding DUF4365 domain-containing protein has translation MALAQPEQGGLLPQRTAPHRGSLATTACMETLQVGYLHAVAAAAGCSLSQPFPDNGIDWHVSHSAPGHTVDDEVTIKVQLKCTYQIPPNPPGPAFSFTLDNAHLEKLARTPVSVHKILVVMLVPRSQDDWLRAGHDRLDLRHCCYWINLAGHRITGRRRTTVRIPTSRVFDDRALCEIMTRVGTGGRP, from the coding sequence ATGGCGCTCGCGCAGCCCGAGCAGGGCGGGCTGCTGCCCCAGAGGACGGCACCGCATCGCGGCTCACTGGCCACCACGGCGTGCATGGAGACACTGCAGGTCGGTTATCTGCACGCGGTCGCGGCGGCCGCGGGCTGTTCCCTGTCCCAGCCCTTTCCGGACAACGGCATCGACTGGCACGTCAGCCACAGCGCCCCCGGGCACACGGTCGACGACGAAGTCACCATCAAGGTGCAGCTCAAGTGCACGTACCAGATCCCGCCGAACCCGCCGGGCCCTGCCTTCTCCTTCACGCTCGACAACGCCCACCTGGAGAAGCTGGCCCGCACCCCGGTCTCGGTGCACAAAATACTGGTCGTGATGCTGGTGCCCAGATCGCAGGACGACTGGCTGCGCGCCGGCCACGACCGCCTCGATCTGCGGCACTGCTGCTACTGGATCAACCTCGCCGGACACCGGATCACCGGCCGGCGCAGGACCACCGTGCGGATTCCGACCTCTCGCGTCTTCGACGACCGCGCGCTCTGCGAGATCATGACGCGGGTCGGAACGGGAGGCAGACCGTGA
- a CDS encoding HIT family protein, with the protein MLHHMTSEPEQQIGVGTQDAFQRLWTPHRMAYIQGENKPTGPGADDGCPFCSIPAKSDEDGLVIKRGEQVYAVLNLYPYNGGHLMVVPYRHVADYTDLTVPETAELGELTKQAMTALRAASGAHGFNIGMNQGTVAGAGIAAHLHQHIVPRWGGDTNFMPVVGHTRVLPQLLADTRKMLAEAWPTA; encoded by the coding sequence ATGCTGCACCACATGACGAGTGAGCCGGAGCAGCAGATCGGAGTCGGCACACAGGACGCGTTCCAGCGCCTGTGGACGCCCCACCGGATGGCGTACATCCAGGGCGAGAACAAGCCCACCGGTCCCGGGGCCGACGACGGCTGCCCCTTCTGCTCGATCCCGGCCAAGTCCGACGAGGACGGGCTCGTGATCAAGCGTGGCGAGCAGGTCTACGCGGTGCTCAACCTGTACCCGTACAACGGCGGGCACCTGATGGTCGTGCCCTACCGGCATGTCGCGGACTACACCGACCTGACCGTCCCGGAGACCGCCGAGCTGGGCGAGCTGACGAAGCAGGCGATGACCGCGCTGCGGGCCGCCTCCGGTGCGCACGGGTTCAACATCGGGATGAACCAGGGCACGGTCGCGGGCGCCGGGATCGCCGCCCACCTGCATCAGCACATCGTGCCCCGCTGGGGCGGCGACACCAATTTCATGCCGGTGGTCGGCCACACGCGGGTGCTGCCCCAACTGCTGGCGGACACGAGGAAGATGCTCGCGGAAGCCTGGCCGACGGCCTGA
- a CDS encoding glycosyltransferase family 4 protein — MRIGIVCPYSWDVPGGVQFHIRDLADHLIGLGHDVSVLAPADDDTPLPPYVVSAGRAVPVPYNGSVARLNFGFLSAARVRRWLHDGTFDVIHIHEPASPSLGLLSCWAAQGPIVATFHTSNPRSRAMIAAYPILQPALEKISARIAVSEYARRTLVEHLGGDAVVIPNGVDVDFFAKAEPKGEWQGETIGFIGRIDEPRKGLPVLMKALPKILAERPGARLLVAGRGDEEEAVEKLPAELRSRVEFLGMVSDEDKARFLRSVDLYVAPNTGGESFGIILVEAMSAGAPVLASDLDAFAQVLDQGAAGELFANEDADALAASAVRLLGDPARRAELRERGSAHVRRFDWSTVGADILSVYETVTDGAAAVAADEPHEPGGLLARLGLVRD; from the coding sequence GTGAGAATCGGCATCGTCTGTCCGTACTCCTGGGACGTGCCCGGGGGAGTCCAGTTCCACATCCGCGATCTGGCGGACCACCTCATCGGCCTCGGACACGATGTCTCCGTCCTCGCTCCGGCCGATGACGACACCCCCCTTCCGCCGTACGTCGTCTCGGCCGGCCGTGCCGTCCCGGTGCCGTACAACGGCTCGGTCGCGCGCCTCAACTTCGGGTTCCTGTCGGCCGCGCGGGTGCGGCGCTGGCTGCACGACGGCACGTTCGACGTGATCCACATCCACGAGCCGGCGTCGCCGTCCCTCGGCCTGCTCTCCTGCTGGGCCGCACAGGGGCCGATCGTCGCCACCTTCCACACGTCGAACCCGCGGTCCCGGGCGATGATCGCGGCGTACCCGATCCTGCAGCCCGCCCTGGAGAAGATCAGCGCGCGCATCGCGGTGAGCGAGTACGCGCGGCGCACCCTCGTCGAGCACCTGGGCGGCGACGCCGTCGTCATCCCGAACGGTGTCGACGTGGACTTCTTCGCGAAGGCGGAGCCCAAGGGCGAGTGGCAGGGAGAAACGATCGGCTTCATAGGGCGTATCGACGAGCCCCGCAAGGGACTGCCGGTCCTCATGAAGGCGCTGCCGAAGATCCTCGCCGAGCGGCCGGGGGCCCGGCTCCTGGTCGCCGGGCGCGGCGACGAGGAGGAGGCGGTCGAGAAGCTCCCCGCGGAGCTGCGGTCGCGCGTCGAGTTCCTCGGCATGGTCAGCGACGAGGACAAGGCGCGGTTCCTGCGCAGCGTCGACCTGTACGTCGCGCCCAACACCGGCGGCGAGAGCTTCGGGATCATCCTCGTCGAGGCCATGTCGGCGGGCGCGCCCGTGCTCGCCTCCGACCTCGACGCGTTCGCGCAGGTCCTCGACCAGGGCGCGGCGGGCGAGCTGTTCGCCAACGAGGACGCCGACGCGCTGGCCGCCTCGGCGGTACGGCTGCTCGGCGACCCGGCGCGCCGCGCGGAACTGCGCGAGCGGGGGAGCGCGCATGTGCGGCGTTTCGACTGGTCGACGGTCGGCGCGGACATCCTGTCCGTCTACGAGACGGTCACCGACGGAGCCGCCGCGGTCGCCGCCGACGAGCCGCACGAGCCGGGCGGGCTGCTGGCCCGACTCGGCCTGGTCCGGGACTGA
- a CDS encoding potassium channel family protein, giving the protein MDDDSRTARWEHRAEVPLAVASVLFLTAYAIHVLAHGLPGPWRDLCLAVTLASWAVFAVDYAVRWRLSGQGHRFVRTHWLDTIVLALPLLRPLRVVRVYEAVQRRQGRPRLTLHARVITYAGLSVALLGFAGALAVYQQEHAAPGATIRTFGDAVWWTCATLATVGYGDVTPVTAAGRVIAVGLMACGLALLGAVTGSFSAWLLQVFSSEDERRAAAPVPYERPAAAPARHDERPPES; this is encoded by the coding sequence ATGGACGACGACAGCCGCACGGCCCGCTGGGAACACCGCGCCGAGGTCCCGCTCGCCGTGGCCTCGGTACTGTTCCTCACCGCGTACGCGATCCATGTCCTCGCCCACGGCCTGCCCGGGCCGTGGCGGGACCTGTGTCTCGCGGTGACCCTGGCGAGCTGGGCGGTGTTCGCCGTCGACTACGCCGTCCGCTGGCGGCTCAGTGGCCAGGGCCACCGCTTCGTACGGACGCACTGGCTGGACACGATCGTCCTGGCCCTGCCCCTCCTGCGCCCCCTGCGCGTGGTCAGGGTCTACGAGGCCGTCCAGCGCCGGCAGGGACGCCCGCGGCTCACTCTGCACGCGCGCGTGATCACGTACGCGGGTCTCTCGGTGGCCCTGCTCGGCTTCGCGGGCGCGCTCGCCGTGTACCAGCAGGAGCACGCGGCACCGGGCGCGACGATCCGTACCTTCGGCGACGCGGTGTGGTGGACCTGCGCCACGCTCGCGACCGTGGGATACGGCGACGTGACTCCCGTGACGGCCGCCGGACGCGTGATCGCGGTGGGCCTGATGGCCTGCGGGCTCGCGCTGCTCGGCGCGGTGACCGGGTCGTTCTCGGCGTGGCTGCTGCAGGTCTTCTCCAGCGAGGACGAGCGCCGGGCAGCAGCCCCCGTGCCGTACGAGCGTCCGGCGGCGGCCCCCGCGCGGCACGACGAGAGGCCCCCGGAAAGCTGA
- a CDS encoding elongation factor G-like protein EF-G2 yields MGDKANAHPGAAGRATAADHPASVRNVVLVGHSGSGKTTLVEALALTAGAVNRAGRVEDGGTVSDYDEIEHRQQRSVQLSLVPVDWDGYKINILDTPGYADFVGELRAGLRAADAALFVVSASDGVDGSTRMVWEECAAVGMPRAIVITHLESARADFDEMTRTCAEAFGADDPDAVLPLYLPLHGPQGPDGHAPVTGLIGLLSQRLFDYASGERKESEPGPEQLPLIEEARNRLIEGIIAESEDETLMDRYLGGEELDFKTLVQDLERAVARGIFFPVLAAAPAAEGAKQGLGTVELLELITGGFPTPLEREAPTVTTPDGRARQVKACDPDGPLVAEVVKTASDPYVGRVSMVRVFSGTLRPDETVHVSGHGLADRGHEDHDVDERIGALSAPFGKQQRALTHAIAGDLACVAKLSRAETGDTLSSKDDPLLMEPWEMPDPLLPLAIQAHSKADEDKLSQGLGRLVAEDPTMRLEQNQDTHQVVLWCLGEAHADVALERLRSRYGVQVDVVPHKVSLRETFADRSAGRGRHVKQSGGHGQYAICAIEVEPLPGGSGIEFVDKVVGGAVPRQFIPSVEKGVRAQAAKGVAAGYALIDIRITLLDGKAHSVDSSDAAFQTAGALALREAAVDARIHLLEPVAEVTVLVGDEYVGAVMSDLSGRRGRVVGTEQAGGNRTLVRAEVPEIEIGRYGVDLRSLSHGTARFNRTYARHEPMPAQLAEKIREQAQGNT; encoded by the coding sequence ATGGGCGACAAGGCGAATGCACACCCCGGAGCCGCCGGCAGGGCTACGGCGGCCGACCACCCCGCGTCCGTACGGAATGTGGTGCTGGTCGGCCACTCCGGATCGGGCAAGACGACTCTGGTGGAAGCTCTCGCGCTGACGGCGGGAGCGGTGAACAGGGCGGGCCGTGTGGAGGACGGCGGCACCGTCTCCGACTACGACGAGATCGAGCACCGGCAGCAACGCTCGGTACAGCTCTCCCTGGTACCCGTCGACTGGGACGGATACAAGATCAATATTCTCGACACACCCGGATACGCCGATTTCGTCGGCGAGTTGAGGGCCGGTCTGCGAGCGGCGGACGCGGCCCTTTTCGTCGTCTCGGCCTCGGACGGGGTGGACGGCTCGACGCGCATGGTGTGGGAGGAGTGCGCCGCGGTCGGTATGCCGCGGGCCATCGTGATCACGCACCTGGAGTCGGCCAGGGCGGACTTCGACGAGATGACGCGGACCTGCGCGGAGGCATTCGGGGCCGACGACCCCGACGCCGTACTGCCGCTCTACCTGCCGCTGCACGGCCCGCAGGGCCCCGACGGGCACGCGCCCGTGACGGGTCTGATCGGGCTGCTGTCGCAGCGGTTGTTCGACTACGCCTCCGGGGAGCGCAAGGAGTCCGAGCCGGGCCCCGAGCAACTGCCGCTCATCGAGGAGGCCCGCAACCGGCTGATCGAGGGGATCATCGCCGAGAGCGAGGACGAGACCCTCATGGACCGCTATCTCGGCGGCGAGGAACTCGACTTCAAGACACTCGTGCAGGACCTGGAACGGGCCGTCGCGCGCGGGATCTTCTTCCCGGTGCTGGCCGCCGCGCCCGCCGCCGAGGGCGCCAAACAGGGCCTCGGCACGGTGGAGCTCCTTGAGCTGATCACCGGCGGCTTCCCGACCCCGCTGGAGCGCGAGGCCCCGACGGTCACCACCCCGGACGGCAGGGCCCGCCAGGTGAAGGCCTGCGACCCGGACGGACCGCTGGTCGCCGAGGTCGTGAAGACCGCGTCCGACCCGTACGTAGGCCGTGTCTCGATGGTGCGCGTGTTCTCCGGGACACTGCGCCCAGACGAGACGGTGCACGTCTCCGGACACGGGCTCGCCGACCGCGGCCACGAGGACCACGACGTCGACGAGCGCATCGGCGCCCTGTCCGCGCCGTTCGGCAAGCAGCAGCGCGCCCTCACGCACGCCATCGCCGGCGACCTCGCCTGCGTGGCCAAGCTGAGCCGTGCCGAGACCGGCGACACGCTCTCCTCCAAGGACGACCCGCTGCTCATGGAGCCGTGGGAGATGCCGGACCCGCTGCTGCCGCTCGCCATCCAGGCGCACAGCAAGGCGGACGAGGACAAGCTGTCGCAGGGCCTGGGCCGGCTGGTCGCCGAGGACCCGACGATGCGGCTCGAACAGAACCAGGACACCCACCAGGTCGTCCTGTGGTGCCTGGGCGAGGCTCACGCGGACGTCGCCCTGGAACGGCTGCGCAGCCGCTACGGCGTCCAGGTCGATGTCGTACCCCACAAGGTCTCCCTACGGGAGACGTTCGCCGACAGGTCGGCCGGGCGCGGCCGTCATGTGAAGCAGTCGGGCGGGCACGGGCAGTACGCGATCTGCGCGATCGAGGTGGAGCCGCTGCCCGGAGGGTCCGGCATCGAGTTCGTCGACAAGGTCGTCGGCGGAGCCGTGCCACGGCAGTTCATCCCGTCCGTCGAGAAGGGCGTGCGCGCGCAGGCCGCCAAGGGCGTGGCCGCGGGCTACGCGCTGATCGACATACGGATCACGCTGCTCGACGGCAAGGCGCACTCGGTGGACTCCTCGGACGCCGCGTTCCAGACCGCCGGGGCGCTCGCCCTGCGGGAGGCCGCGGTCGACGCCCGGATCCATCTCCTGGAGCCGGTCGCCGAGGTGACGGTCCTGGTCGGCGACGAGTACGTGGGCGCCGTGATGAGCGATCTGTCGGGGCGGCGCGGTCGCGTCGTCGGCACCGAGCAGGCCGGCGGCAACCGCACGCTCGTACGGGCCGAGGTCCCCGAGATCGAGATCGGACGGTACGGGGTCGACCTGCGCTCCCTCTCGCACGGCACCGCGCGCTTCAACCGCACATACGCCCGACACGAGCCGATGCCGGCGCAGTTGGCGGAGAAGATCCGCGAACAGGCGCAGGGAAACACCTAG
- a CDS encoding 3'-5' exonuclease, with protein sequence MTCWYEGPLTAFDTETTGVDVETDRIVSAAVVVQDAPGSRPRVRRWLVNPGVPVPEGATAIHGLTDEHLRLNGRWPSPVMDEIVRELAEQSAAGRPLVVMNAPFDLTLLDRELRRHRASSLDHWFETVPLRVLDPRVLDKHLDRYRKGRRTLTDLCAHYGVELTGAHDAAADAQASLEVVRAVGRRFATRLERLSAAELHTLQAVWHAAQARGLQAWFARSGTEEAVDPAWPLRPELSAAA encoded by the coding sequence ATGACGTGCTGGTACGAGGGCCCCTTGACCGCGTTCGACACCGAGACGACGGGTGTGGACGTGGAGACCGACCGGATCGTGTCGGCCGCCGTCGTCGTCCAGGACGCTCCCGGAAGCCGCCCGCGCGTGCGCCGCTGGCTGGTGAATCCGGGGGTTCCGGTGCCCGAGGGGGCCACGGCGATTCACGGGCTGACGGATGAGCATCTCCGGCTCAACGGCCGCTGGCCGTCGCCGGTGATGGACGAGATAGTCAGGGAACTGGCCGAGCAGAGCGCGGCGGGACGCCCGCTCGTGGTGATGAACGCGCCCTTCGATCTGACGCTCCTGGACCGGGAGTTGCGCAGGCACCGGGCATCCTCCCTGGACCACTGGTTCGAGACCGTGCCGTTGCGCGTCCTCGACCCGCGGGTCCTCGACAAACACCTGGACCGCTACCGCAAGGGCCGCCGCACGCTCACGGACCTCTGCGCGCACTACGGCGTGGAGCTGACGGGAGCACATGACGCGGCGGCCGACGCACAGGCCTCGCTGGAGGTCGTAAGGGCGGTCGGGCGCCGTTTCGCGACGCGTCTCGAACGGCTCTCGGCGGCCGAGCTGCACACGCTGCAGGCCGTCTGGCACGCGGCCCAGGCGCGCGGCCTCCAGGCGTGGTTCGCGCGCAGCGGCACGGAGGAGGCGGTCGATCCTGCGTGGCCGCTGCGCCCCGAACTGTCGGCGGCGGCCTGA
- a CDS encoding phosphatidylinositol mannoside acyltransferase: MSGLKGQLTYAAYAAGWGAVKKLPEPVAVRLGRTIADIAWKRRGKGVRRLESNYARVLPDASPERLTELSRAGMRSYLRYWMESFRLPAWSRERIKDGFDVKDVHHLTDGLAAGKGVILALPHLANWDLAGAWVTTKLDTPFTTVAERLEPAKLYDRFVAYRESLGMEVLPHSGGTAFGTLARRLRDGGLVCLVAERDLSASGVEVKFFGDATRMPAGPALLAQQTGALLLPVTLWYDDSPVMRGRVHPPVDVPESGSRAEKTSVMTQALADAFATGIADHPEDWHMLQRLWLADLEPRSGPAEGEQP; the protein is encoded by the coding sequence GTGAGCGGTCTGAAGGGCCAGCTCACGTACGCGGCGTACGCGGCGGGCTGGGGAGCCGTCAAGAAGCTCCCCGAGCCCGTCGCCGTACGCCTGGGCCGGACCATCGCCGACATCGCCTGGAAGCGACGCGGCAAGGGCGTACGACGCCTCGAATCCAACTACGCGCGCGTGCTGCCCGACGCGAGCCCGGAGCGGCTCACCGAGCTCTCCAGGGCCGGCATGCGCTCGTACCTGCGTTACTGGATGGAGTCCTTCCGGCTGCCCGCCTGGAGCCGGGAGCGCATCAAGGACGGCTTCGACGTGAAGGACGTCCACCACCTCACCGACGGGCTCGCCGCCGGGAAGGGCGTCATCCTCGCGCTGCCGCACCTGGCCAACTGGGACCTCGCCGGAGCCTGGGTCACCACCAAGCTGGACACGCCGTTCACGACGGTCGCCGAGCGGCTGGAGCCGGCGAAGCTGTACGACCGGTTCGTCGCCTATCGCGAGAGCCTCGGTATGGAGGTCCTGCCGCACAGCGGCGGCACCGCGTTCGGCACACTGGCCCGGCGGCTGCGCGACGGCGGCCTCGTCTGTCTGGTCGCCGAGCGCGATCTGTCCGCCTCCGGGGTCGAGGTCAAGTTCTTCGGGGACGCCACCCGGATGCCCGCGGGTCCGGCACTACTTGCCCAGCAGACCGGTGCGCTGCTGCTGCCGGTGACACTCTGGTACGACGACTCGCCCGTGATGCGGGGCCGGGTCCATCCACCCGTCGACGTCCCCGAGTCAGGTAGCCGGGCCGAGAAGACGTCTGTCATGACGCAGGCGCTGGCCGACGCCTTCGCCACGGGTATCGCCGACCATCCGGAGGACTGGCACATGCTGCAGCGCTTGTGGCTCGCCGACCTGGAGCCCCGCTCCGGGCCGGCCGAGGGGGAACAGCCGTGA